In Streptomyces venezuelae, the sequence TTGTCGTGGAGCAGGATGCCGACCCCGTCGACCTCCGGGAAGTCCTCGTCGAGCCCGCGGGCCAGCACCTCGGCGGTGTCCCGGTCCTCGCCGGTGGGCTCGTGGTGGAGTACGAGCAGCAGGTCCAGGTCCGACCGCCCGCGCCGGGCCGTCCCGCGCGGCACGGACCCGTAGAGGTACGCGCTGTGCAGCCGCCGTCCGTACGCCTCGCCGGTCCGGGCGCGGGCGGCCGCCACGACGCCCTTGAACTCGTTCTGCACCCGCCCGAGGGACCCTTCCCGCTCGAAGTACCCGTACGCGTCCAGCCCTCTGTGCTCCATGGCTCCACTGTGCCTGGCCGCCCGCCCGGGGCGGCGTACCGGGCGCCGTGCGTCGCGTGGACCGGCCGGCGAACGGCGGCCGGGGAAACACGAAGGGGTCCTGCCCGGTCGGGCAGGACCCCTTCGAACGGCCGTGGCCGGTGTCAGCGGGAGCGCTTCGCGAGACGCTCCACGTCGAGCAGGATGACCGCACGCGCCTCCAGGCGCAGCCAGCCGCGGCCCGCGAAGTCGGCCAGGGCCTTGTTCACGGTCTCGCGCGAGGCGCCGACGAGCTGGGCCAGCTCCTCCTGCGTGAGGTCGTGCACCACGTGGATGCCCTCCTCCGACTGCACGCCGAAGCGGCGCGACAGGTCGAGGAGTGCCCGCGCCACACGGCCGGGAACGTCGGAGAAGACCAGGTCGGACATCTGGTCGTTGGTCTTGCGCAGGCGGCGGGCGACGGCGCGCAGCAGCGCGGTCGCGACCTCGGGCCGGGCGTTGAGCCAGGGCTGGAGGTCACCGTGGCCGAGGCCGAGGAGCTTGACCTCGGTCAGCGCGGTGGCGGTGGCGGTGCGCGGGCCCGGGTCGAAGAGCGACAGCTCGCCGATCAGCTCGCCGGGGCCGAGGACGGCCAGCATGTTCTCGCGGCCGTCGGGGGAGGTGCGGTGGAGCTTCACCTTGCCCTCGGTCACGACATACAGCCGGTCGCCGGGGTCGCCCTCGTGGAACAGGGCGTCACCGCGTGCGAGGGTCACCTCGCCCATGGAGGCGCGGAGCTCCGCGGCCTGCTCGTCATCGAGCGCCGCGAAGAGCGGGGCGCGCCGCAGAACGTCGTCCACGAGTCTCTCTCCTATGTCGACCGGCTCAGGGGGACCGGTGCTCCCCATTTTGCCGGACGGCTGTATCAGTGCGATCAATCACAAGGATGCCGGACGGACGGGCGTGCTGTGCGGCGCGAGGCCAATCGGAGTGGTGTTACCTGAGGTCCGGGCGGGTGTCAGCGGGCGGCCTTAGGCTGGCCGGGTGTCCAATAAGCCGGTGAGAGCACAGGCCAAGGGGTCCGGCGGAGTGACGGAGCCCCCAAATTCAGCCGTGGGCGAACATGTCCCAGTGAAGACGCCCGCGAGGGTCGCTGCCACCCCTCAGGGCAAAGTTTCGGCCAAGAAACCGAAGCCGCCCAAGCCGGAATCGCGCCTGGCCATGGTGCGCCGGGCGCGGCGCATCAACCGCGAGCTGGCCGAGATCTATCCGTACGCCCATCCGGAGCTCGACTTCCGCAATCCCTTCGAGCTGCTCGTCGCGACGGTGCTGTCCGCCCAGACCACCGACCTGCGGGTGAACCAGACGACCCCGGCCCTCTTCGCGGCCTACCCGACCCCCGAGGACATGGCCGCGGCCGCCCCCGAGGATCTGGAGGAGCTGATCCGGCCGACCGGGTTCTTCCGGGCCAAGTCGAGGTCCCTGCTCGGCCTCTCGCAGGCGCTGCGGGACGACTTCGGCGGGGAGGTGCCGGGCCGGATAGAGGACCTGGTGACGCTGCCCGGGGTGGGTCGCAAGACCGCGAACGTCGTCCTCGGCAACGCGTTCGGTGTCCCGGGGATCACGGTGGACACCCACTTCGGCCGGCTGGTGCGCCGCTGGAAGCTGACCGAGCAGGAGGACCCGGAGAAGGTCGAGGCGGAGATCTGCGCGATCTTCCCCAGGAGCGAGTGGACGATGCTCTCGCACCGGGTCGTCTTCCACGGCCGCCGGATCTGCCACTCGCGCAAGCCCGCCTGCGGGGCCTGCCCGATCGCACCGCTCTGCCCCGCGTACGGGGAGGGCGAGACCGACCCGGAGAAGGCGAAGAAGCTGCTCAAGTACGAGAAGGGCGGCCAGCCGGGCCAGCGGCTGACCCCGCCCCCGGACTACCCGGGCCTCCCCGCTCCGCCGCTGGGCGGGGCCGCGGTGGCGTCGTAGCGGCCGTCCGGAGCCGGCACGGCGGGGAACGGGGACGCGCGCAGGCGTGAAGATCCGTGAACTCGGAGGCGCGCGCACGCGTGAAGATCCGTGAACTCGGGGAGTCAGGAACGAATCGGTACCCGGACCGCGTTTGCGGTGTGGGGAGACGGCGCTGGACAGGACGACGCGGACAGAGGTGCCTATGACGCGCGGTACACGGGACGAGACCGGAACCACGGTGGGGTCCCGCGAGGGGGGCGGCCCCGCCGTCACCACCGACGGCCTGCCCGGGTGGCTCGACCCGGTCGTCGAGGCCGCCCGGTCCGTGCAGCCGGGGCAGCTGAGCCGGTTCCTGCCGCCCGAGGACGGCCGCGGGCGGCAGTCCGCCGTCCTCGTCCTCTTCGGGGAGGGCGCCCGCGGCCCCGAGCTGCTCCTGATGGAGCGCGCCGGCACCCTGCGCTCGCACGCGGGCCAGCCGTCGTTCCCCGGCGGGGCGCTGGATCCGGAGGACGGCGATCCGTACACCTCCGGCCCGCTGCGGGCCGCGCTGCGCGAGGCCGAGGAGGAGACCGGGCTGGATCCGGCCGGCGTCCAGCTCTTCGGCGTGCTGCCCCGGCTCTACATCCCGGTCAGCGAGTTCGTCGTGACCCCGGTCCTCGGGTGGTGGCGCGACCCCAGCCCGGTCGGAGCCGTCGACCCCGCCGAGACGGCGCGGGTCTTCACGGTTCCCGTGGCCGATCTCACGGACCCCGGACACCGGGTCACGACCGTTCATCCGAGCGGTCATCTGGGGCCGGGATTCACCGTCGAATCGGCTCTGGTCTGGGGTTTCACCGCCGGAGTGATCGACCGGATCCTGCATTTCGCGGGTTGGGAGCGTCCGTGGGACCGCTCACGACAAGTCCCACTCGACTGGCGCGCATGAGACGGTGGCCCACGTGAACGTGCTGGACATCCTGTTGCTGCTCGCCGCCGTATGGTTCGCGATCGTCGGCTACCGCCAGGGGTTCGTCGTCGGCATCCTGTCGGTGATCGGCTTTCTCGGCGGTGGTCTCCTCGCCGTGTCCCTGCTCCCGCTGATCTGGGACCGGGTGACGGACGACGGCACCCAGGTGTCCACCACGGTCGTCGTGATCTCCGTGGTCGTGATCATCATCTGTGCCTCGATCGGCCAGGCCCTGACCACCCACCTCGGGAGCAAACTCCGCCGCCAGATCACCTGGTCACCGGCGCGCGCCCTCGACGCGACCGGCGGAGCCCTGGTCAACGTGGTCGCGATGCTGCTGGTGGCCTGGCTGATCGGTTCCGCGCTGGCCGGTACCTCGCTCCCCACCCTGGGCAAGGAGGTCCGCAACTCCAAGGTCCTCCTCGGGGTGTCGCGGGTGCTGCCCGAGCAGGCGAACACCTGGTTCTCCGACTTCAGCTCCACCCTGGCGCGCAACGGCTTCCCACAGGTGTTCAGCCCGTTCTCCAACGAGCCCATCACCGAGGTGAAGGCCCCCGACCCGACGCTCGCCAGCAGCCCCGTCGCGGAGCTGGCGAAGCGCTCGATCGTGAAGGTCGTCGGTACCGCGCCCAGTTGCAGCAAGGTGCTGGAGGGCACGGGATTCGTCTTCGCGCCCGGCAAGGTGATGACCAACGCGCATGTCGTCGGCGGGGTCAGCGAGCCGACCGTACAGATCGGCGGCGAGGGCCGGCTGTATGACGCCAAGGTCGTGCTCTACGACTGGGCGCGCGACATCGCCGTCCTGGACGTGCCGAAGCTGAAGGCCCCGGTACTGGAGTTCTCCGAGAAGGACGCGGCGAGCGGCAACGACGCGATCGTCGCGGGCTTCCCGGAGAACGGCGGGTACGACGTCCGGTCGGCGCGTGTCCGCGGGCGGATCAACGCCAACGGTCCGGACATCTACCACCGGGGTACGGTGCGACGGGACGTCTACT encodes:
- a CDS encoding Crp/Fnr family transcriptional regulator, with the translated sequence MDDVLRRAPLFAALDDEQAAELRASMGEVTLARGDALFHEGDPGDRLYVVTEGKVKLHRTSPDGRENMLAVLGPGELIGELSLFDPGPRTATATALTEVKLLGLGHGDLQPWLNARPEVATALLRAVARRLRKTNDQMSDLVFSDVPGRVARALLDLSRRFGVQSEEGIHVVHDLTQEELAQLVGASRETVNKALADFAGRGWLRLEARAVILLDVERLAKRSR
- the nth gene encoding endonuclease III — encoded protein: MKTPARVAATPQGKVSAKKPKPPKPESRLAMVRRARRINRELAEIYPYAHPELDFRNPFELLVATVLSAQTTDLRVNQTTPALFAAYPTPEDMAAAAPEDLEELIRPTGFFRAKSRSLLGLSQALRDDFGGEVPGRIEDLVTLPGVGRKTANVVLGNAFGVPGITVDTHFGRLVRRWKLTEQEDPEKVEAEICAIFPRSEWTMLSHRVVFHGRRICHSRKPACGACPIAPLCPAYGEGETDPEKAKKLLKYEKGGQPGQRLTPPPDYPGLPAPPLGGAAVAS
- a CDS encoding NUDIX hydrolase → MTRGTRDETGTTVGSREGGGPAVTTDGLPGWLDPVVEAARSVQPGQLSRFLPPEDGRGRQSAVLVLFGEGARGPELLLMERAGTLRSHAGQPSFPGGALDPEDGDPYTSGPLRAALREAEEETGLDPAGVQLFGVLPRLYIPVSEFVVTPVLGWWRDPSPVGAVDPAETARVFTVPVADLTDPGHRVTTVHPSGHLGPGFTVESALVWGFTAGVIDRILHFAGWERPWDRSRQVPLDWRA
- a CDS encoding MarP family serine protease, encoding MNVLDILLLLAAVWFAIVGYRQGFVVGILSVIGFLGGGLLAVSLLPLIWDRVTDDGTQVSTTVVVISVVVIIICASIGQALTTHLGSKLRRQITWSPARALDATGGALVNVVAMLLVAWLIGSALAGTSLPTLGKEVRNSKVLLGVSRVLPEQANTWFSDFSSTLARNGFPQVFSPFSNEPITEVKAPDPTLASSPVAELAKRSIVKVVGTAPSCSKVLEGTGFVFAPGKVMTNAHVVGGVSEPTVQIGGEGRLYDAKVVLYDWARDIAVLDVPKLKAPVLEFSEKDAASGNDAIVAGFPENGGYDVRSARVRGRINANGPDIYHRGTVRRDVYSLYATVRQGNSGGPLLTPDGKVYGVVFAKSLDDPNTGYVLTTDEIRDDIRVGKDAVRRVDSQGCAL